One segment of Streptomyces bathyalis DNA contains the following:
- a CDS encoding 5-dehydro-4-deoxyglucarate dehydratase yields MAQISAEADGVARRLRDSMSRGVLSFPLTSFREDGSLDLESCRTCLTATLATGPGAVFPACGTGEFSALNEDEYRAVVTAAVEVSDGRIPVVAGIGYGWAQALRFARIAEDAGADAALLMPHYLVEAPQDGLVEQVRRIAAGTRLPLIAYQRGQVSFTVGSLRRIAELPTVIGLKDGHSDLDRLQRLTLAAPDGFLFFNGAATAEMQARAYASVGVPAYSSAVHAFAPEIANAFFNALRDGDDASVTKLLRDFYVPLVELRDRVPGYAVSLVKAAARLRGLPVGPVRAPLLDPGPDDLADLEAVLDTGLALVGAAR; encoded by the coding sequence ATGGCGCAGATCAGCGCGGAGGCCGACGGAGTCGCCCGTCGGCTCCGCGACAGCATGAGCAGGGGCGTGCTGTCCTTCCCCCTCACCAGCTTCCGTGAGGACGGCAGCCTCGACCTGGAGTCGTGCCGTACCTGTCTGACCGCCACGCTGGCCACCGGACCGGGTGCGGTCTTCCCCGCCTGCGGAACAGGCGAGTTCAGCGCGCTGAACGAGGACGAGTACCGCGCGGTCGTCACAGCCGCCGTCGAGGTCTCCGACGGGCGGATACCGGTGGTCGCCGGCATCGGCTACGGCTGGGCGCAGGCCCTGCGCTTCGCCCGTATCGCGGAGGACGCCGGCGCCGACGCCGCGCTGCTGATGCCTCACTACCTGGTCGAAGCCCCGCAGGACGGTCTGGTCGAGCAGGTGCGGCGGATCGCCGCCGGCACCCGGCTGCCGCTGATCGCGTACCAGCGCGGCCAGGTGTCCTTCACCGTCGGCAGTCTGCGCCGGATCGCCGAACTCCCCACCGTCATCGGGCTGAAGGACGGGCACAGCGATCTCGACCGGCTGCAGCGCCTCACGCTCGCCGCACCCGACGGCTTCCTCTTCTTCAACGGTGCCGCCACCGCCGAGATGCAGGCCCGCGCCTATGCCTCGGTCGGGGTGCCCGCCTACTCGTCAGCCGTCCACGCCTTCGCGCCCGAGATCGCGAACGCCTTCTTCAACGCCCTTCGCGACGGGGACGACGCCTCCGTGACCAAGCTGCTGCGCGACTTCTACGTGCCTCTGGTCGAACTCCGCGACCGCGTCCCGGGCTACGCCGTCTCGCTGGTCAAGGCCGCCGCCCGGCTGCGCGGCCTCCCCGTCGGCCCCGTACGCGCACCACTCCTCGACCCGGGTCCGGACGATCTCGCGGATCTCGAGGCCGTACTGGACACCGGTCTGGCCCTGGTCGGCGCC
- a CDS encoding PadR family transcriptional regulator, protein MEPDAASKSDAGRAESQLRKGVLEYCVLGLLRDGPRYGVELLEVLGTVSVMTTSQGTIYPLLARLRRDGLVDTTWQESPSGPPRRYYVLTPQGRAALAEFSEIWPHFRDAVDRFTTD, encoded by the coding sequence ATGGAACCTGATGCGGCAAGTAAGAGCGACGCAGGGAGGGCCGAGAGCCAGCTCCGCAAGGGGGTGCTGGAGTACTGCGTCCTGGGTCTGCTCCGGGACGGCCCCCGCTACGGGGTGGAACTGCTCGAAGTGCTGGGCACCGTCAGCGTGATGACCACCAGCCAGGGGACGATCTACCCCCTGCTGGCCCGGTTGCGGCGCGACGGCCTGGTGGACACCACCTGGCAGGAATCCCCGAGCGGGCCGCCCCGCCGCTACTACGTGCTCACACCCCAAGGGCGGGCCGCGCTGGCCGAGTTCAGCGAGATCTGGCCGCACTTCCGCGATGCCGTGGACCGCTTCACCACCGACTGA
- a CDS encoding HAAS signaling domain-containing protein: protein MKTVEHPLVVAYLETVKREAATLEPERRDELLADLAEHVAVALAERPAHGEADVKAVLDRLGDPRTIVATAREGETAVTPPVSAWHGTAPLILLPLAGLLVGLQPVLSGIAGIAGLVLLWAAPHWGRREKIIGTAATLLVPTGAVLVGLIHAASSAGSPRLQLSLYAAIALLPAAASVHLFRTGRRTSS, encoded by the coding sequence ATGAAGACCGTCGAACACCCGCTTGTGGTGGCCTACTTGGAGACCGTGAAACGCGAGGCCGCGACCCTGGAGCCCGAGCGCCGGGACGAACTCCTCGCCGATCTGGCGGAACACGTCGCGGTCGCCCTCGCCGAGCGGCCGGCCCACGGCGAGGCGGACGTGAAGGCCGTGCTGGACCGCCTCGGCGACCCCCGCACCATCGTGGCCACCGCCCGGGAAGGCGAGACGGCTGTGACGCCGCCCGTCAGCGCATGGCACGGCACCGCCCCGTTGATCCTTCTGCCGTTGGCCGGACTTCTCGTGGGTCTCCAACCCGTACTGAGCGGCATCGCGGGGATTGCGGGCCTCGTGCTGCTGTGGGCAGCACCCCACTGGGGCAGGCGGGAAAAGATCATCGGCACGGCGGCCACGCTCCTGGTCCCGACGGGCGCCGTCCTCGTCGGCCTGATCCATGCGGCATCGTCGGCGGGCAGCCCGCGGTTGCAGTTGTCCCTCTACGCCGCCATCGCGCTGCTCCCGGCCGCAGCATCGGTGCACCTCTTCCGGACCGGACGCCGCACCTCGTCATGA
- a CDS encoding SCO4226 family nickel-binding protein encodes MPRYMDIKRGMTGITAEQLDEVHRADRAAEREEGVHFEHVWADPRSGTVFCLSEAPSEEAVRRAHERAGHPVDEIHPVSLSV; translated from the coding sequence GTGCCCAGATACATGGACATCAAGCGCGGGATGACCGGCATCACGGCGGAGCAGCTCGATGAGGTCCACAGGGCGGACCGGGCGGCCGAGCGCGAGGAGGGCGTGCACTTCGAGCACGTCTGGGCCGATCCGCGGTCCGGAACCGTGTTCTGCCTGTCGGAGGCGCCGTCCGAGGAAGCGGTGCGGCGCGCGCACGAACGGGCCGGGCACCCCGTGGACGAGATCCATCCGGTGTCGCTCAGCGTGTGA
- a CDS encoding cupin domain-containing protein, with product MTEVKNLAEADERRDFAHGHFDVLDLGDMSFGVATYEPGWRWSEEVGPLVGSDSCGLPHAGYVASGRMRIRMDDGEEAEVGPGDVFVCPPGHDAWIVGDEEFVAYDFGGRAADYATGAAARSRGSR from the coding sequence TTGACGGAGGTCAAGAACCTGGCCGAAGCGGATGAACGCCGCGACTTCGCGCACGGTCACTTCGACGTCCTGGATCTCGGGGACATGTCCTTCGGCGTCGCCACCTACGAACCCGGCTGGCGCTGGTCGGAGGAGGTGGGCCCCCTCGTCGGCTCGGACAGCTGCGGGCTGCCCCACGCGGGCTACGTGGCGAGCGGGCGGATGCGGATCCGGATGGACGACGGTGAGGAGGCCGAGGTCGGACCGGGGGACGTCTTCGTGTGCCCGCCCGGTCACGACGCGTGGATCGTCGGGGACGAGGAGTTCGTGGCCTATGACTTCGGGGGCCGCGCGGCCGACTACGCGACAGGTGCGGCCGCCCGTTCCCGCGGGAGCAGGTAG
- a CDS encoding phosphatidylinositol-specific phospholipase C, with the protein MGRRAFLRGTSALTLTALAGATAAGEAQAASTGTGGRAGPDAWMSQLPDGTLLRELTIPGTHNSGARHGGPWTECQNTAIADQLSSGIRFLDIRCRLFDGSFSIHHGPYYQHLNFDDVLVSCRDFLGSHPSETILMRVKQEYSEESAEQFRLVFDDYLDNRGWRSLFRLDPVLPDLGTARGGVVLLGDSDGLPGVRYGDGQLFDIQDAYMEEPGAKYPLIEGQFRKAVSQPGKVYVNFVSTAALLPPRSNADRLNPRVRDLLNSPENAAWQGLGIVPMDYPNEHGLTEALLSHQPRSSAARQAG; encoded by the coding sequence ATGGGGCGTCGCGCTTTTCTACGGGGCACATCCGCACTCACACTCACCGCCCTGGCCGGGGCGACGGCGGCCGGCGAGGCGCAGGCAGCGTCCACCGGCACCGGCGGGCGCGCCGGACCGGACGCCTGGATGTCGCAGCTCCCGGACGGCACCCTCCTGCGCGAACTGACCATCCCCGGCACCCACAACTCCGGCGCCCGCCACGGCGGTCCGTGGACCGAGTGCCAGAACACGGCCATCGCGGATCAGCTCTCGTCCGGGATCCGCTTCCTCGACATCCGCTGCCGCCTCTTCGACGGCTCGTTCTCGATCCATCACGGGCCCTACTACCAGCACCTCAACTTCGACGACGTGCTGGTCAGTTGCCGGGACTTCCTCGGCTCCCACCCGTCCGAGACGATCCTGATGCGCGTGAAGCAGGAGTACTCGGAGGAGAGCGCCGAGCAGTTCCGGCTCGTCTTCGACGACTACCTGGACAACCGCGGCTGGCGCTCACTCTTCCGACTCGACCCTGTGCTCCCGGACTTGGGCACCGCGAGAGGAGGCGTCGTCCTGCTCGGCGACTCCGACGGGCTGCCCGGCGTGCGCTACGGCGACGGGCAGCTCTTCGACATCCAGGACGCATACATGGAGGAACCGGGGGCCAAGTACCCGCTGATCGAGGGCCAGTTCCGCAAGGCCGTATCCCAACCGGGCAAGGTCTACGTCAACTTCGTCAGTACGGCGGCGCTTCTCCCGCCCCGCTCGAACGCCGACCGCCTGAACCCTCGCGTCCGGGACCTGCTGAACTCGCCCGAGAACGCCGCCTGGCAGGGCCTGGGAATCGTCCCCATGGACTACCCGAACGAGCACGGTCTCACCGAGGCTCTGCTCAGCCACCAGCCACGGAGCTCGGCCGCCCGCCAGGCCGGGTAG
- a CDS encoding HIT family protein: MSTDRRPMDLGAYEARARSGLCFVCAFVAGDPEFAHETVYEDEEHIAFLDRYPTLPGKVLVAPKRHIEHVVRELSESAYLRLMGVVRGVALAVEDVLAPERTYLLSLGSRQGNAHLHWHIAGLPEGVPYREQQFHALMTENGVLAMPAEESARLARRLRAACAARLGG, encoded by the coding sequence ATGAGCACGGACCGGCGGCCCATGGACCTCGGCGCATACGAGGCCCGCGCCCGCTCGGGGCTTTGCTTCGTCTGCGCGTTCGTGGCCGGCGACCCGGAGTTCGCCCACGAGACCGTGTACGAGGACGAGGAGCACATCGCCTTCCTCGACCGCTACCCCACGCTTCCCGGCAAGGTCCTCGTCGCCCCGAAGCGGCACATCGAGCATGTCGTGCGCGAACTGAGCGAGTCCGCCTATCTGCGCCTGATGGGCGTGGTGCGCGGGGTGGCCCTGGCCGTCGAGGACGTGCTGGCGCCGGAGCGGACCTACCTGCTCTCCCTGGGCAGCCGGCAGGGCAACGCCCACCTGCACTGGCACATCGCGGGGCTGCCGGAGGGAGTGCCGTACCGGGAGCAGCAGTTCCACGCCCTGATGACGGAGAACGGCGTGCTGGCCATGCCTGCGGAGGAGTCGGCGAGGCTCGCGAGGCGGCTGCGCGCGGCGTGTGCCGCGAGGCTCGGCGGATAG
- a CDS encoding MazG nucleotide pyrophosphohydrolase domain-containing protein: protein MTADQHPLLGLFLAAADGRFPPADGGVTVLGPLPRGLECSVAFTGHAVIATSLPEDEVEALKPDGFGGSLSPDLLRALAGPDGTIGCIDATLAARGTGGTPRLPARTGLEDHPRVRLARELRADVRTFGDGRGLVTLARGLAGRRELSTEVHDPASSAGSGLGRSLVRDALSLVPAGEPVFAAVSPGNARSLRAFLAAGFTPVASESILRPSRSRLARTAPSAALAELSRRALHVHDLYDRLNSLERGRVWSREEFMLGFTGDVGDLAKLVMAEEGAREVPGGRAALEHELADCLWSVVILAHRYAVPLEEAFHRTMDELDASISARIAQVEGDA, encoded by the coding sequence ATGACGGCTGACCAGCACCCCTTGCTGGGTCTCTTCCTCGCAGCGGCCGACGGGCGCTTCCCACCCGCCGACGGCGGCGTGACCGTGCTCGGCCCGCTCCCGCGCGGCCTGGAGTGCTCTGTCGCCTTCACCGGTCACGCGGTGATCGCCACGTCCCTCCCGGAGGACGAGGTCGAGGCCCTGAAGCCCGACGGCTTCGGGGGTTCCCTCTCTCCGGATCTCCTGCGGGCGCTCGCCGGGCCGGACGGCACGATCGGCTGCATCGACGCCACGCTGGCCGCCCGCGGTACCGGCGGCACACCGAGGCTGCCCGCACGCACCGGTCTTGAGGACCACCCACGCGTCCGGCTCGCCCGCGAACTGCGCGCGGACGTAAGGACGTTCGGCGACGGGCGCGGACTGGTCACCCTCGCCCGGGGGCTCGCCGGACGCCGCGAGCTGAGCACCGAAGTCCACGACCCGGCAAGCAGCGCGGGCAGCGGTCTGGGCCGCTCCCTGGTCCGCGACGCCCTCTCGCTGGTTCCCGCCGGTGAGCCCGTCTTCGCCGCCGTCTCCCCCGGCAACGCCCGGTCGCTCCGCGCCTTTCTGGCGGCCGGCTTCACACCGGTGGCCAGCGAATCCATCCTCCGCCCGTCCCGTTCGCGGCTCGCGCGAACGGCACCGTCCGCGGCCCTGGCGGAGCTGAGCCGCAGGGCGCTGCACGTCCACGACCTCTACGACCGGCTCAACTCCCTGGAACGCGGCCGCGTCTGGAGCCGCGAGGAGTTCATGCTGGGCTTCACCGGCGACGTCGGTGACCTCGCGAAGCTCGTCATGGCCGAGGAGGGAGCACGCGAGGTCCCGGGCGGGCGGGCCGCGCTGGAGCACGAACTCGCCGACTGCCTCTGGTCCGTGGTGATCCTCGCCCACCGCTACGCGGTTCCGCTCGAGGAGGCCTTCCACCGCACGATGGACGAACTCGACGCCTCGATCAGCGCGAGAATCGCGCAGGTGGAAGGGGACGCATGA
- a CDS encoding SAM-dependent methyltransferase — MQSSEGPQLAEKIQADTAHSARVWNYLLGGRDNYRPDRDVGDMILKLFPGIARVARLQRRFLVRAVRYLAAEAGIRQFLDVGTGLPTVDNTHEVAQRVAPASKVVYVDNDPLVLVHAQALLTSSKEGACDYVHADVRDPGTILEAASRTLDFGEPVALTLLGTMGQIPDSDDPNSVVAQLMDPLPSGSHLALSDGTDTNEALNDAIAAYNENSASSYHLRSADHIASFFDGLEVVEPGIVTTSNWRPDATDPREAPGLVDAVCGIGRKP, encoded by the coding sequence ATGCAGTCTTCCGAGGGCCCCCAGCTGGCAGAGAAGATCCAGGCAGACACGGCGCACTCGGCGCGCGTATGGAACTACCTGCTGGGCGGGCGCGACAACTATCGCCCGGACCGCGACGTGGGCGACATGATCCTCAAGCTGTTCCCGGGCATCGCCCGCGTCGCCCGCCTCCAGCGCCGCTTCCTCGTACGCGCAGTGCGCTACCTGGCTGCCGAGGCCGGGATACGTCAATTCCTCGACGTGGGAACGGGATTGCCTACGGTGGACAATACGCACGAGGTCGCACAGCGCGTCGCTCCGGCGAGCAAGGTCGTCTACGTCGACAACGATCCGCTCGTACTGGTCCACGCGCAGGCCCTCCTCACCAGCAGCAAGGAGGGTGCCTGCGACTACGTCCACGCCGACGTCCGCGACCCCGGCACCATCCTCGAAGCCGCAAGCAGGACACTCGACTTCGGCGAGCCGGTCGCGCTCACACTGCTGGGCACGATGGGACAGATCCCCGACTCCGACGATCCGAACTCCGTCGTGGCGCAGCTCATGGACCCGCTGCCGTCCGGGAGTCATCTCGCGCTGAGCGACGGGACCGACACCAACGAGGCGCTCAACGACGCGATCGCCGCCTACAACGAGAACTCCGCGAGCTCGTACCACCTGAGGAGCGCGGATCACATCGCGAGCTTCTTCGACGGCCTGGAGGTGGTGGAGCCCGGCATCGTCACCACGTCCAACTGGCGCCCCGACGCGACCGATCCGCGCGAGGCGCCCGGGCTCGTGGACGCCGTCTGCGGCATCGGACGCAAGCCGTGA
- a CDS encoding ACP S-malonyltransferase, whose amino-acid sequence MSIAFLFPGRGSQRPGMLHRLPDTAASATVLAEADWALRTIASRTGREEGAGSGPVREYADGIVELDSPEALEHSPVACHLALLIAGVAGARALIEDEEVRPAFVAGHGTGGYAAAVLAGVLTLEEALRAARLRGELLHGTEGTDAPESDVAIRLAQHLATVKRRPQSVPYVGGVQGRSLLGDTNAVFDDLAWSVARPVRWADVTSTLTEKNVDCCVELPPGRALTGQLAAQLPGMRAVSVEEHGIAVAAELARSADAGGAPGGPPHGPGGGPDAPRAGDQDPGMTGGPQPDQSGLA is encoded by the coding sequence ATGAGCATCGCGTTCCTCTTCCCCGGCCGGGGTTCGCAGCGTCCCGGCATGCTGCACCGGCTGCCCGACACCGCGGCGTCCGCGACCGTACTGGCCGAGGCCGACTGGGCGTTGAGGACGATCGCGTCCCGCACAGGCCGTGAGGAAGGCGCCGGATCGGGGCCGGTCCGGGAGTACGCGGACGGCATCGTCGAGCTGGACTCCCCGGAGGCGTTGGAACACTCACCCGTGGCCTGCCATCTGGCGCTCCTGATCGCCGGTGTCGCCGGAGCGCGTGCGCTGATCGAGGACGAGGAGGTGCGCCCCGCCTTCGTCGCCGGGCACGGCACCGGGGGCTACGCCGCCGCCGTGCTCGCGGGCGTGCTCACCCTCGAGGAGGCCCTGCGGGCCGCGCGTCTGCGGGGCGAGCTGCTGCACGGCACCGAGGGCACCGACGCGCCGGAGAGCGATGTCGCGATCCGGCTCGCGCAGCACCTCGCGACGGTCAAGAGGCGTCCGCAGTCCGTGCCTTATGTGGGCGGAGTGCAGGGGCGGTCCCTGCTCGGCGACACGAACGCCGTCTTCGACGACCTGGCCTGGTCGGTCGCCCGGCCCGTGCGGTGGGCGGACGTGACGTCGACGCTGACGGAGAAGAACGTCGACTGCTGCGTCGAGCTGCCGCCGGGCCGAGCGCTCACCGGGCAGCTGGCGGCCCAACTGCCGGGCATGCGGGCGGTGTCGGTGGAGGAGCACGGGATCGCGGTGGCGGCGGAGCTTGCCCGGTCGGCCGACGCCGGCGGGGCTCCGGGCGGTCCGCCCCACGGCCCCGGCGGCGGACCGGACGCCCCGCGCGCCGGCGACCAGGACCCGGGCATGACCGGAGGGCCGCAGCCGGATCAGAGCGGCCTGGCGTAG
- a CDS encoding GNAT family N-acetyltransferase: MRVERVAYDHPDAMKLNDAVQLEYAERYGDGGDITPLDPGMFEPPRGVYLIAYEDDGRPVATGGWRTQNRNDEGYADGDAEIKRMYVVPEARGRGLARRILAALEDDARAAGRTRMVLETGMMQPEAIGLYSSSGYELVEKFGLYRFEPASRCYARPL; the protein is encoded by the coding sequence ATGCGAGTCGAGCGTGTGGCCTACGACCATCCGGATGCGATGAAGCTGAACGACGCCGTGCAGCTGGAGTACGCGGAGCGCTACGGCGACGGCGGCGACATCACGCCACTCGACCCCGGCATGTTCGAACCTCCGAGGGGCGTGTACCTGATCGCGTACGAGGACGACGGCCGCCCCGTGGCGACCGGCGGATGGCGCACGCAGAACCGCAACGACGAGGGTTACGCGGACGGCGACGCCGAGATCAAGAGGATGTACGTGGTGCCCGAGGCGCGCGGGCGCGGGCTCGCCCGGCGGATCCTGGCCGCGCTGGAGGACGACGCGCGCGCGGCGGGGCGCACCCGCATGGTGCTGGAGACGGGGATGATGCAGCCCGAGGCGATCGGCCTGTACTCGTCCTCGGGCTACGAACTCGTGGAGAAATTCGGCCTCTACCGCTTCGAGCCCGCGAGCCGCTGCTACGCCAGGCCGCTCTGA
- a CDS encoding exodeoxyribonuclease III has protein sequence MPKVTTINVNGLRAAAKKGYREWLAATDADVVCLQEVRAEPHQLPDDVRAPEGWHTVYAPAAAKGRAGVALLTRREPDQVRIGFGAEEFEDSGRYAEVDLPGMTVASLYLPSGDVGTERQAQKERFMAAFLPYLRELRERAAADGREVLVCGDWNIAHQEADLKNWRANRRNAGFLPEEREWLSRVFDASDGGYTDVVRALHPDVAGPYSWWSYRGRAFDNDTGWRIDYAVATPGLAGRAVKAVVERAASHDERWSDHAPVSVDFVL, from the coding sequence ATGCCGAAGGTGACGACGATCAACGTGAACGGGCTGCGTGCGGCGGCGAAGAAGGGCTACCGCGAGTGGCTGGCGGCGACCGACGCGGACGTCGTGTGCCTGCAGGAAGTGCGTGCGGAGCCGCACCAACTGCCGGACGACGTGCGCGCGCCCGAGGGCTGGCACACGGTGTACGCGCCTGCGGCGGCCAAGGGGAGGGCGGGAGTGGCGCTGCTCACCCGGCGTGAGCCCGACCAGGTGCGGATCGGCTTCGGCGCGGAGGAGTTCGAGGACTCCGGCCGCTACGCCGAGGTGGACCTGCCCGGCATGACCGTCGCCAGCCTCTATCTGCCTTCGGGTGACGTCGGCACGGAGCGGCAGGCCCAGAAGGAACGCTTCATGGCCGCCTTCCTGCCGTACCTGCGTGAGCTGCGCGAACGAGCCGCGGCGGACGGACGTGAGGTGCTGGTGTGCGGCGACTGGAACATCGCGCACCAGGAAGCGGACCTGAAGAACTGGCGCGCCAACCGCCGCAACGCGGGGTTCCTGCCGGAAGAGCGGGAGTGGCTCTCACGGGTCTTCGACGCCTCGGACGGCGGCTACACGGACGTCGTACGCGCGCTGCATCCGGATGTCGCGGGCCCGTACTCGTGGTGGTCGTACCGGGGACGCGCCTTCGACAACGACACGGGCTGGCGCATCGACTACGCCGTGGCGACGCCGGGCCTGGCGGGCCGCGCGGTCAAGGCGGTCGTGGAGCGGGCCGCGAGCCATGACGAGCGCTGGAGCGATCACGCTCCGGTGAGCGTGGACTTCGTCCTGTAG
- a CDS encoding ArsR/SmtB family transcription factor: MHDIAVIDDPGAAEVSLDPVRARLLAELSEPGSATTLAQRIGLTRQKVNYHLRALERHGLVELVEERRKGNCTERMLRATAASYVISPGVLAAVEPDPERSRDQLSARWLLAVAARLVRDVGELITGAARARKRLATFAVDGEVRFASAADRAAFAEELAGAVTSLVSKYHDESAAGGRAYRMVIALHPAVRREEKREDRG, from the coding sequence ATGCACGACATAGCGGTGATCGACGATCCGGGTGCGGCCGAGGTCTCGCTGGACCCGGTGCGTGCCAGGCTGCTCGCCGAGCTCTCCGAACCGGGCTCGGCGACCACGCTGGCGCAACGGATCGGGCTGACCCGGCAGAAGGTCAACTACCACCTGCGCGCGCTGGAGCGGCACGGGTTGGTCGAGCTGGTCGAGGAGCGGCGCAAGGGCAACTGCACCGAGCGGATGCTGCGGGCGACCGCGGCCTCGTACGTGATCTCGCCCGGCGTCCTGGCCGCGGTCGAGCCAGATCCGGAGCGGTCCCGGGACCAGCTGTCCGCGCGCTGGCTGCTCGCGGTGGCGGCACGGCTGGTGCGCGACGTGGGCGAGCTGATCACGGGGGCGGCCAGGGCCCGCAAGCGGCTCGCGACGTTCGCCGTCGACGGCGAGGTCCGGTTCGCCTCCGCGGCCGACCGTGCCGCGTTCGCCGAGGAGCTGGCCGGGGCGGTGACGTCGCTGGTCTCCAAGTACCACGACGAGTCCGCGGCCGGCGGGCGGGCGTACCGGATGGTGATCGCCCTGCATCCAGCAGTTCGACGAGAAGAGAAACGAGAAGACAGGGGTTGA
- a CDS encoding VOC family protein, with protein MTSILVDDQDKALAFYTDALGFVKKTDIPVGGAKWLTVVSPEAPDGVELLLEPDWNPGIQIEGKPAGQVFKKTLYDAGMPYTMLGSTDLQKDYERMKQHGVEFTQEPTKTDFGSQAVFDDTCGNLIMLTQQD; from the coding sequence GTGACCAGCATCCTGGTCGACGACCAGGACAAGGCCCTGGCGTTCTACACCGACGCGCTGGGCTTCGTGAAGAAGACCGACATCCCGGTCGGTGGTGCCAAATGGCTGACCGTCGTATCGCCCGAAGCGCCGGACGGCGTCGAGTTGCTGCTCGAACCCGACTGGAACCCCGGAATTCAGATCGAGGGCAAGCCGGCGGGGCAGGTGTTCAAGAAGACGCTCTACGACGCTGGCATGCCGTACACGATGCTCGGAAGCACGGACCTGCAGAAGGACTACGAGCGGATGAAGCAACACGGGGTCGAGTTCACCCAGGAGCCGACGAAGACCGACTTCGGCTCGCAGGCGGTGTTCGACGACACCTGCGGCAACCTCATCATGCTCACCCAGCAGGACTGA
- a CDS encoding SRPBCC family protein has product MDERRYLAKEIELSASPEQVWQAISTPEGMSIWFVPHESADGEIEADFGGGNTQAGQVLEWEPGRRALYGTPGPDGEPAMTFEFLVEGKEGGTTILRLVQSGFFGDDWEAEYDGFGKGWDMFLHNLAEYFRHFPGLPVANVVATGFTTLPGETVWARLIAQLGADPAPGERVRLTPEGLETIEGVVDQRDRMLLGIRTEHGFYRFMADDLHHMVSTVQYFYGVTVDRAPRTARWQSWLDRLTGE; this is encoded by the coding sequence GTGGACGAGCGCCGGTACTTGGCGAAGGAGATCGAGCTCTCCGCCAGCCCGGAACAGGTCTGGCAGGCGATCTCCACCCCGGAGGGCATGTCGATCTGGTTCGTGCCGCACGAGAGCGCGGACGGGGAGATCGAGGCGGACTTCGGCGGCGGCAACACCCAGGCCGGCCAGGTGCTGGAGTGGGAGCCGGGCAGGCGGGCCCTCTACGGAACGCCCGGCCCGGACGGCGAACCCGCGATGACGTTCGAGTTTCTGGTCGAGGGCAAGGAGGGCGGCACCACCATCCTCCGCCTCGTCCAGAGCGGCTTCTTCGGCGACGACTGGGAGGCCGAGTACGACGGCTTCGGCAAGGGCTGGGACATGTTCCTCCACAACCTGGCCGAGTACTTCCGGCACTTCCCGGGGCTGCCGGTGGCCAACGTGGTCGCCACCGGGTTCACCACTCTGCCCGGCGAAACGGTGTGGGCGAGGCTGATCGCGCAGCTCGGCGCGGACCCCGCTCCCGGCGAGCGGGTGCGCCTCACCCCGGAGGGCCTCGAAACCATCGAGGGCGTGGTGGACCAGCGCGACAGGATGCTGCTCGGCATCCGCACCGAGCACGGCTTCTACCGCTTCATGGCAGACGACCTGCATCACATGGTGAGCACGGTCCAGTACTTCTACGGCGTCACGGTGGACCGCGCGCCGCGCACAGCGCGCTGGCAGTCCTGGCTCGACCGCCTCACCGGGGAATGA